Part of the Bacteroidia bacterium genome is shown below.
GACAGAAAAACAATAACTTTGACATAAACAAAATAGTAAAACAAATGCCCGAACTGCTAACATCGCATAAGAAAAATGCCACACGTATTGACAAGCTAATGCTGCGCATATACGCTGATAAATATTGTGTGTGGCACTTTTCCTATGCGAGTACCGTTAGCGATAATTGCTTTTTTAAAACGATGATGATACCGATATGAAAAAAACATAAATTTATAAAATACTAATTTCTAAAAGTTTATAGGCGATTAGAAAAAAAAATCACAATATATTTGTTTGTTATCATCTAATTAGGTAAATTTGTAGAAAAAATAAAAAATGCCAACAATTTATCTTTTAAATTCAATCAAGATTGATATATATTCAAGAGAACATTTACCTCCGCATTTTCATGCAATATATGCGGAATATGAGATATTAATAATAATTGAGACTTTAGAAACATATAGAGGGAATATTCCACAAGCTCAATATCGTCAAGTATTAGACTGGGCTAAGAATCATCAAGAATTTTTACTGAATAATTTTAAACTT
Proteins encoded:
- a CDS encoding DUF4160 domain-containing protein produces the protein MPTIYLLNSIKIDIYSREHLPPHFHAIYAEYEILIIIETLETYRGNIPQAQYRQVLDWAKNHQEFLLNNFKLLNKRFYENKN